One region of Peromyscus eremicus chromosome 4, PerEre_H2_v1, whole genome shotgun sequence genomic DNA includes:
- the LOC131908640 gene encoding beta-defensin 122-like: MKMVVFTTALLLLLSQVTPGNTEKCWKYQGTCRDQCIKDEKVYIFCWSGKMCCVKPKNVPQLSQDLD; this comes from the exons ATGAAGATGGTGGTGTTCACTAcggctctgctgctgctgctatccCAGGTCACTCCAG GGAACACTGAAAAGTGCTGGAAATATCAGGGTACCTGCCGCGACCAATGCATCAAGGACGAAAAGGTCTACATCTTTTGCTGGAGTGGCAAAATGTGCTGTGTGAAGCCCAAGAATGTACCACAGCTGTCACAGGATTTGGATTAG